GGTAAAACGAAAAAGCCACCCATGGAAAGTCGGGCCGGAAGATTTTTTTACCGAGTCTGAGCAGGCGCGTGAATTGTTCTCTCAACTCATTGGTGCTAATGCCGACGACGTGGCAATTATTCCGGCAGTAAGTTACGGCATTGCCGTAGCTGCCGAGTTAGTGGCTGTCAAAGAAGGCGACGAAATTGTAGTGCTCGAGGATCAGTTCCCGTCAAACTATTATCCCTGGTTGGAACTGGCGCGGGCAAGAAATGCGCGGTTGGTTACTCTGCCTCGACCCAGGGACTGGGATTGGACGGCCGCTCTGCTTGAACACATCAATCAAAAAACCGCAGTGGTTGCTCTGCCGAATGTTCACTGGACAGACGGCAGCATTATCCATTTGGAAAAAATCGCCGAAAAATGCCGGGAGACAGGTGCGGAGCTGGTACTGGATGTGACCCAATCCCTTGGTGCGCTGCCGATTTCAGTGAAAGAGATGAAGCCGAGTTTTCTGGTGACGGCGGCTTACAAATGGCTTCTCGGTCCCTATAGTTTTGGATTTTTATACGTACGCCCGGATCTCCAGAACAAAATCCCTCTTGAACACAATTGGATCAATCGGAAAAACAGTGAGGACTTTGGCGGGCTTGTCAATTACCGGGATGAATTTCAAACCGGCGCGCGCCGCTTCGATGTTGGCGAGCGCAGCAACTTTGCACTGATGCCGATGGTCGTGGCCGCTTTGCGGCAGATTCACGAATGGGGAGTACCGCAAATTCAAGAATCGCTGTCTTATTTAACGAGCCTCCTTGCTGCCCAGGCCAAAGAATTAGGCTTAACTGTAACTCCTTCTCAAAAGCGCGCCGGGCACATTTTGGGGTTACGTTTCCCACAGGGGTTGCCGGAAGGGATTCTCCAGCGCCTGGCCGAGAAAAATGTTTTTGTCAGCATTCGCGGCAGTGCCATGCGGGTTTCGCCACATTTATATAATAGCGAAGAGGATATCATGCGTTTGATTAAAGTTTTGGCTGAAACTATGTAAGGAGAATGAGTTAGGCGCAAAATTTAAAATATTTATAGTTCCTTCCAATTCCATCCTGCCGATTGGGTTTAATATTGAACTTTTCCAAGAATTTTGACGATGATTTAATGATAAGCAGAAGGGATAGCCAGGCGGATAAGTAAGTGCACGTGGGCTGTCGCTTAATACGAATTAGCATCAACGGGTTAGCAACTTTTAAGCAAGAAATTTTATGGCAGCGGCCAAATCAAAACATCAAGCCGAAATAGATCTTGACAAGGTTGATCTACACAACCAGGAGTCTAATTGGAAAGTATCGCAAGGATAATAAGCGTAAACCATTAAAAATCAATAAACAAGAAAGCTTTTTGGGAAGATTTTTTATTTGTAGAATTCTCAAATTTTAACGCAACTTTAACGAAAACGATTATATCCTCAAATCGGGCTCTAAACTTAGTGGGTAGCGGAGTTGATTTTGAATGGGAAGGAGAACCGAACAACCTAAAGCTCGATGAATTTAGTGCTTCAGTTAGAGCCTAAAGGAGTATTTAATTCCTAAACCCAAGGTGCCTCGATAACGATGCAATTTTTCCAGTTCTAGCAGGGCTATCGTACATTTGAAATGTTTGAACAAATTTAACCGGATACCCCCATTAATTTTTTCGGCATCGTATTCAAGCATCAAGGAAAAAAATGACGGTGCAAACAATTCTGCACCGCCAAAAAAACCCACAAATTGGTGCTGGGCAGAGGCGACCCAGTCTACGCCGTAGCCCAAATGGAGATCGACATTCAGAGAATTAAACAGGTTAAGGCTCTTTGTGGCGACCAGGTAAGAAGCATT
The DNA window shown above is from candidate division KSB1 bacterium and carries:
- a CDS encoding aminotransferase class V-fold PLP-dependent enzyme: MFSQLIGANADDVAIIPAVSYGIAVAAELVAVKEGDEIVVLEDQFPSNYYPWLELARARNARLVTLPRPRDWDWTAALLEHINQKTAVVALPNVHWTDGSIIHLEKIAEKCRETGAELVLDVTQSLGALPISVKEMKPSFLVTAAYKWLLGPYSFGFLYVRPDLQNKIPLEHNWINRKNSEDFGGLVNYRDEFQTGARRFDVGERSNFALMPMVVAALRQIHEWGVPQIQESLSYLTSLLAAQAKELGLTVTPSQKRAGHILGLRFPQGLPEGILQRLAEKNVFVSIRGSAMRVSPHLYNSEEDIMRLIKVLAETM